The sequence GCGTGCTCTACCTCATCCACTGGGCCACCTTCAAGGATTCCCAGAGAAAACAACCCAAGAAGGGAGGCAAatccggcggcggcggcctaATCGGCAAACTCACGGGGGGCGGAAACAGCGACAACGGCCGCCGCGCCGCTGGTGGCAGCTAGACGCCAGAATAGGGACAGCAAAGGACGAAACAAATTCATATTTCACCAGTCTTACGCCACCATATTACATCAGTTGATCTGGTCTATCTGTCGTGTGACTACcgatttttaaaaaagagataCCAAGCAGGTTGCGTTGAAGTGGATGACCGCAATTAAATAAGGGACATGCCTGTTAGAGTcctgagaagagaagaggagcaagGAGGACGCTTTCATCATTCAAGTTGATATTATATCCGGAGCGTTATAGCAAAGCACTAGTTTACTCATATgacttataaaaactaacATCTTCACCATCATATCCAGACGAGATGATCGTTTCGCATGACGCTCCTGTATCGTTATATCCAGTAGTAAATTCCCCTGAACATAACCATTCATTGAAAGTTGTAAGAGACTGTACGTCTAGCGAAGAAAGCCCATCATTCGTCGTGTAATACGGCGAGATAGTATCCGCAGTGATAGAAGAATCCAGTTCACACATAGACCTCATTTCGGGGCCATGCAGAGTGTAGTCTGCACCAGATTCGAGATGGCCGCCATGAGATCCTGACATCAACATGGGGtcattcatctccatctctaaCAAGCTATAGTGCTGCGATCTGTTGAATGTAGGACTTCTCTGCTGGAGTTGGTCGAATAAAGGCTCACTTATTTCGCAGCTGTCCATGCGAGGGCATTCTTCTATCGGTACCTGGACTCCTGTTCTTGACGTTGCTCTCTCAACTTCACGGCTTGCTTGAGGTGACCGGGCTGGTATCTTGATCGATGATAGCAAGACGTCCCATGTGCCCTTTTCAATTCCTCTTATGACACAATCTCCATGGTCGTAACTTTCGCCAATCACTCGAGCTGCGAATATGGCAGTCTTATATCGAAGGCTTGGCGATTCAGCGTTTTTCATTCGAGCCAACGAGGTAGCTATAGTAGGTAATAGGGAGGCTCGATGAGAAATGGTCTGCAATACTATCAGCTCAAAGCTGCGAAGCATGACCATCCTAGCCAGTTGTATTTACCTTGAGATACAGCATGCTAAACACAGCGGGTGCCAGATGTGCCAAACATTCAGCTGGCGTGTATGTACTGGTAATAATGCCCTTGTACTGCTTTCGTGATCCGAGCACGATTAACTCTAGTGCGATATCCAACAtctgcttcagctgctttATGAGTTCAGTTCTTGAGGTCTTGCCGCTGTGAGATATCTTTTGGGCCTCTCTGTGAGTGTTTGGTGGGAGATATTCCAAAATCCTCGGGCCATCAGGAAACATGCCACTCGTATCTTCCGTAGTTttcgttctttttctttttaatgaTTGCTTTGCCGGAGAAACCTCAATATAGCAAGTCACGGACTGGAAATTTGCCGTGGAGGCATCTTTCGGAGTCACCAAAGCGGACGACAAGTCTGGATGCTGTATAGAGAATGACATTCTACCCAAGGGCTCATCTATGCCTCTTTCGTGACCTTGCAATCGAATTCCTGCTTTGCTCCAAACCTAGCCCATTAAGTTAATCAAAAGGATCAAGCACAGTATTTATAATCTGGTTCAAAGCATACTTCACAATATTGTATCCATTCTGTAAGCTCGGCAATTTGATCTATCGCCGTTATACATTCGCCTTGGATAGA comes from Trichoderma asperellum chromosome 3, complete sequence and encodes:
- a CDS encoding uncharacterized protein (EggNog:ENOG41~TransMembrane:1 (o25-52i)); this translates as MGQFDWFKKIGATDEAVAVLNDQPYLFTVLLVVIVTLLVQGGVLYLIHWATFKDSQRKQPKKGGKSGGGGLIGKLTGGGNSDNGRRAAGGS